The DNA region TGTGAGGGACGGCAAGAGGTGTCTTGGGAACATTTCGGTCTCCAGCATTCGGGGTCGGTTTTCCTGCCTGGCCCCTGGAAGAACATGCTTTGGGGTGTTTCTGGGTGGTCTCAGCTCCTTGGCTCTGAATTTGGCTTTGTAGCTTTGCACTTCCTGTTTCTGCAAAAGCTGCAGGGTTGCAAGGTAGtgaactgggctggggttggaaGGGCCCAGCGGGCTCTCCTCAGGTAGGAAAGGCCAATGCAGGCAGCACTGCTCAATATCAGCCAGCGGGGATGTCCAGAGCGCTGGGGAAGGGAAAGGTGGCGTGTCGTGGACCTTCAGCTTGGCCACCTCAAGGGGTCTTTTCTCATCTTTCCCATCCACTGTTTTCAATCCATGTGCACAAGCCACACACTCATCCTTCTCCACACTCGGCACCTTGTCTTCCAGCTGCCAAGTCACGCTCTTACTCTTCTTACCCAGAATTTCCAAGCCGCTTGAGGGTGAAGGTTTTAGGGGAGGCAGAACTAGTAGGGCCTTGGAAGTCAAGGAGTCAGAGATGGAAAGCCCTCTGTTGGCACCTCCACTTAGATTCCCAGTGGCCTTGCCACTATTAGTCTCGAGGGTG from Marmota flaviventris isolate mMarFla1 chromosome 18, mMarFla1.hap1, whole genome shotgun sequence includes:
- the C18H16orf46 gene encoding uncharacterized protein C16orf46 homolog, giving the protein MDLCQESETHLENNENNEIQSTEETELTFTCPDGKSEKNYVCSLLNISDITLEDDERATKLVMGTGWEEAVKGWGKVSPTACMWPRKKLKKARVGESANSSCLFCISLAQGSLEASPPTETGKLEAGAVAEGGLEKNRSSTLQSQGSCQCPTTTSREVNKICFPSYVHGEKKSLQIKEFIWCVEDWATLETNSGKATGNLSGGANRGLSISDSLTSKALLVLPPLKPSPSSGLEILGKKSKSVTWQLEDKVPSVEKDECVACAHGLKTVDGKDEKRPLEVAKLKVHDTPPFPSPALWTSPLADIEQCCLHWPFLPEESPLGPSNPSPVHYLATLQLLQKQEVQSYKAKFRAKELRPPRNTPKHVLPGARQENRPRMLETEMFPRHLLPSLTVSRVVIPISTHRFL